In Campylobacter porcelli, the sequence AGCCAATATTTGAGCTAAATATAGCGTGGGATGAGATTTTGCCATCTATATTTAAAGCCACAGGTCAATGCGGACTAGATATGCCAGTAGTGCCGCTTGATGTTAAATTTGACCCAATTCAAGCATATTTCATAGAGCTATATCAAGATGGCTGGTATCTCATACCGCCTTTAAAGCTAATTAATATGGCACAAATTTCAATCATTATATTTAGCATAGCTTTGATTTTGGGTTTGGTTTCATTAATATTAAGAGTAAAAGGTAGAAAATGATTAAGATATTAGAGCAAATTTGGGGGATCAAAACCCTATATGTCGATGAAAATCATATAAGCAAATTCAGTAGTGATGAAGCGGCGATAATCCTTTGCATCACACCAAGAAATTATGATAGGCTAATTAGATTAGAGAGTTTAAGGGGGATTTTTGCAAGGGCGAATTTAAGTCTAAATGAGTATAGCGTCCAGCTTAGTCAAATTGGCATAATAAACGCTATAAAGGCCTTGCAAATAGATATAAACGGGGTTTTAAATGGATTAAATGAGATAGCTAAAAATGATATTATAGATTTTGCTGGCTACTCTTTGATAAGTGAGTTTATAAATAGCCTTGAGCTTGATTTTACTAAAGTAGATAGCGCCAAAGCTCAGCCATTTCATAAAAATCTCCACACGCTAAATGAAATTCATCAAATTTTAAGCGAATTTGAATTTAAAGAAGTTAGCCAAAGACTGATTAACGCCTACGATAGTGCTAATAACTCTAAATTTAAAATAGCAGTTACTGGGGTGATAAATGCTGGAAAAAGTAGCACTTTAAACGCACTGATGAATCAAAATATTTTGGGCGCTTCAAATATCCCAGAAACAGCGAATTTAAGCATTCTAACCTATAGCAAAGATGAATTTGCTAAAGTCTGCTTCTGGTCGCCTGAAGAGCTAAAATCGATGAATTTAGAGCCAAAAGAGATGAAAGATAAAGTAGTCCCAATAAGTGAGCTAAAACTATACACAACCGCTGCTAATGAGATTAGCAAAATGGTAAAAGAGGTGATTTTAGGTATTAAGCTAGATATTTTAAAAGATGGTATTGATATAGTAGATACTCCAGGGCTTGATGATGCTGTGGTATTGCGTGAGATTTTAACGGCAAATTATATGAGCCAAAGCGACTTTACACTTCATCTGATGAATGCTAGTCAAAGTGCTACTAAAAAAGATATGGCATTTATCGTAAATACCTTAAAAAATGGCAAAAGTGGCGGACTTATAATCGCTCTTACGCACATTGATAAGCTTAGTCAAAATGATATAAAAGAGGTGCTAAACTACACAAAAAATAGTATTAAAACCGAGCTTAGTGAGTGCGGATTTGATGAGAGTTTAGCTGATGAGACCAAATTTTTTACCATTTCAGCAATTAAAAATATCGGAATTGATGAGCTAAGAAACTATCTTTATGAGAGCTTTTTTGGCTCAAATTCTAAAAAAGCAACACTAATTATAGACAACTATAAAAAAGAGCTTTTAAATATCACGCAATTAATATCTGATGACCTAAAAGCACAAAAAACAGCCCTAACATCAGATACCGCCACAGCTAAAGAGCTTGCTAAATCACTCCAAAATGAGATAGATGAGATAAGCAATGCCGCAAATAGCATAAATAGCGAACTTGAAAATCTGCTTAAAAGATTGAATTATGATAATGAAAATAGCAACGCAACCCTAAAATCCATAAGCGCTAAAATCAAAGATAGAGTAATCAGCGATGTAAAATACGCCACTGATAAAA encodes:
- a CDS encoding dynamin family protein; the protein is MIKILEQIWGIKTLYVDENHISKFSSDEAAIILCITPRNYDRLIRLESLRGIFARANLSLNEYSVQLSQIGIINAIKALQIDINGVLNGLNEIAKNDIIDFAGYSLISEFINSLELDFTKVDSAKAQPFHKNLHTLNEIHQILSEFEFKEVSQRLINAYDSANNSKFKIAVTGVINAGKSSTLNALMNQNILGASNIPETANLSILTYSKDEFAKVCFWSPEELKSMNLEPKEMKDKVVPISELKLYTTAANEISKMVKEVILGIKLDILKDGIDIVDTPGLDDAVVLREILTANYMSQSDFTLHLMNASQSATKKDMAFIVNTLKNGKSGGLIIALTHIDKLSQNDIKEVLNYTKNSIKTELSECGFDESLADETKFFTISAIKNIGIDELRNYLYESFFGSNSKKATLIIDNYKKELLNITQLISDDLKAQKTALTSDTATAKELAKSLQNEIDEISNAANSINSELENLLKRLNYDNENSNATLKSISAKIKDRVISDVKYATDKKIKLDIMRLGVIIESGFNDSFIDFFRDFKQQISKDIDSASKILELKLGAKNANLTLPDIRAYIDEHLPKINYEILNSDVNKAIKNQKNIELLGANLTTIFDDFIINLNLTNKLSTLALSCTNEFITSIKSELNSMQEHLKTKEAQINTIAKSNFDNIKDKERLIANIDSKIAQCQEIKNRIELC